From Etheostoma cragini isolate CJK2018 chromosome 17, CSU_Ecrag_1.0, whole genome shotgun sequence, one genomic window encodes:
- the pcca gene encoding propionyl-CoA carboxylase alpha chain, mitochondrial — MAAHRVSPSLNRLLFAVKYASFQSGCCAVHCNAQYSTIHTPSEKTFDKILIANRGEIACRVMKTCHKMGIQTVAVHSDVDSSAVHVKMADEAVCVGPAPTSKSYLNMDAIMDAIRVTGAQAVHPGYGFLSENKEFAKRLAAEGVAFIGPDTHAIMAMGDKIESKLIAKAANVNTIPGYDGVVKTAEEAVKIAQDIGYPVMIKASAGGGGKGMRIAWNAEETREGFRFSSQEAASSFGDDRLLIEKFIDNPRHIEIQVLADKHGNALWLNERECSIQRRNQKVVEEAPSTFLDPVTRRAMGEQAVQLAKAVQYSSAGTVEFLVDSQKNFYFLEMNTRLQVEHPITECITGLDLVEQMIRVAKGYQLQHKQEDIPINGWAIESRVYAEDPYKSFGLPSIGRLSKYQEPLNLRNVRVDSGIQEGSDISIYYDPMISKLVTYGATRAEALDRMEEALDNYVIRGVTHNIPLLREIITHPRFIAGDISTNFLPEVYPDGFKGHQLDIDTRRELLASAAALYITAQIRSQKVLGDLRVSSSPLECSRWELCAQLEDGSHSVGVTKSGNVYTVEVDGGKVEVSGQWNLASPLLPLTINGTHRTLQCLSRDASGRILLQYLGTSFKVRVLSKLAAEFNSYMPEKVPEDTSSILRSPMPGTVVAVSVKPGDPVAEGQEICVIEAMKMQNSLTAVKQAKVKSVHCKPGETVGEGDLLVELE; from the exons ATGGCGGCGCACAGGGTCTCTCCATCACTGAACAGGCTGCTGTTTGCTGTAAAG TATGCCTCATTCCAGTCAGGATGCTGTGCAGTGCACTGTAACGCTCAATATTCCACCATCCACACCCCGAGTGAAAAG ACCTTTGATAAGATCCTCATTGCTAACAGAGGCGAGATTGCTTGCAGG GTGATGAAGACATGTCATAAGATGGGCATCCAGACTGTAGCTGTTCACAGTGATGTAGACTCCAGTGCT GTTCATGTGAAGATGGCTGAtgaagcagtgtgtgtgggCCCTGCTCCCACCAGTAAGAGTTACCTGAACATGGATGCCATCATGGATGCCATCAGAGTGACTGGAGCACAAGCT GTACATCCTGGCTATGGGTTTCTCTCTGAAAACAAAGAGTTTGCAAAGCGACTG GCAGCAGAGGGCGTGGCATTCATTGGCCCCGACACCCATGCTATAATGGCAATGGGGGATAAAATTGAGAGCAAGCTGATTGCTAAGGCTGCAAACGTCAACACTATCCCAGGTTATGATGGAGTCGTCAAG ACTGCTGAGGAAGCTGTGAAGATCGCACAAGACATTG GCTACCCTGTGATGATCAAAGCatctgcaggaggaggagggaaaggaaTGAGGATTGCTTGGAATGCTGAGGAGACGAG GGAAGGTTTCCGGTTCTCGTCCCAGGAGGCAGCATCCAGCTTTGGAGATGACAGGCTGCTCATTGAGAAGTTTATAGACAACCCCAGACACATTGAGATACAG GTGCTGGCCGATAAACATGGGAATGCTCTGTGGCTGAATGAGAGGGAATGCTCCATCCAGAGGAGGAACCAGAAGGTGGTGGAAGAAGCTCCCAG TACTTTCCTGGACCCAGTGACAAGGCGGGCGATGGGTGAGCAGGCGGTGCAGCTGGCCAAGGCTGTGCAGTACTCCTCTGCTGGCACTGTGGAGTTCCTTGTGGATTCTCAAAAGAACTTCTACTTCCTGGAGATGAACACACGACTACAG GTGGAGCATCCAATTACAGAGTGTATTACTGGCCTGGACCTGGTGGAGCAAATGATCAGGGTTGCCAAAGGTTACCAACTCCAGCACAAACAGGAAGATATCCCAATTAATGGTTGGGCTATTGAGAGTCGCGTCTACGCTGag GATCCTTACAAGTCTTTTGGTCTTCCTTCCATTGGACGGCTGTCTAAATACCAAGAGCCACTCAACCTCAgaaat GTCCGTGTAGACAGCGGAATCCAGGAGGGAAGTGACATCAGCATCTACTATGATCCCATGATCTCTAAG TTGGTTACCTATGGAGCTACGCGAGCTGAAGCCCTTGACAGGATGGAGGAAGCTCTGGATAACTATGTAATCAGAG GTGTAACCCACAACATTCCCCTCCTTCGGGAAATCATCACACACCCCCGCTTTATCGCTGGTGACATTAGCACCAACTTCCTGCCCGAGGTTTACCCTGATGGCTTTAAGGGTCATCAGCTGGACATAGACACACGCAGGGAGCTCTTGGCCTCAGCAGCAGCCCTCTACATCACTGCTCAGATCCGTTCACAGAAGGTCCTGGGTGACCTGAG GGTGTCTTCCAGTCCTCTGGAATGTAGCCGCTGGGAGCTGTGTGCGCAGCTGGAAGACGGAAGCCATTCTGTGGGGGTTACCAAATCAGGAAATGTTTATACT gtgGAGGTGGATGGAGGAAAGGTGGAAGTAAGTGGACAGTGGAACCTGGCCTCCCCACTGCTACCACTTACCATCAACGGCACACACAGGACGctacag tGTCTGTCCAGAGATGCTTCTGGAAGGATTCTCTTGCAGTACCTTGGCACATCG tttaaGGTTCGCGTTCTGTCTAAGTTGGCTGCAGAGTTTAACTCCTACATGCCAGAAAAAGTTCCAGAAGACACCAGCAGCATCCTGCGTTCACCGATGCCAGGCACAGTGGTGGCTGTGTCTGTCAAGCCTGGAGATCCG GTTGCCGAGGGTCAGGAGATCTGTGTGATTGAAGCAATGAAGATGCAGAACAGTTTGACTGCCGTCAAACAAGCAAAG GTTAAGAGTGTCCACTGTAAGCCAGGGGAGACAGTGGGCGAGGGAGACCTGCTGGTAGAGCTTGaataa